The Candidatus Terasakiella magnetica genome has a segment encoding these proteins:
- a CDS encoding PHA/PHB synthase family protein: MTRMSVPNVKTSIDRAIHAVEGRMTNGLSPASIMVAYFDWLVHMAHSPGKIGEMSENFARKTMDFNIWAARATMDPEIPDFIQPLPEDRRFRAEEWKQFPFNVLAQGFLLKEQWWHYATMGIPGVSKHHESMVSFGARQWLDIISPTNFFATNPQVLKTTMEQGGQNLVKGAENYWNEVMRNITDEHNAAESEFQVGKNLACTKGKVVYRNRLVELLQYEPTTKKVDAEPILIVPAWIMKYYILDLSQYNSLVKYLVDQGHTVFMLSWHNPTEKDRDLTMEDYVSQGVMECLKAVTTIVPDKKVHGVGYCLGGTLLTIAAAAMARDNDDRFKTITLFTTQTDFSEAGELMLFIDESQISYMEDMMWDQGYLDTKQMSGAFQLLRSFDLIWSKMVSEYLLGEQPRVNDLMSWNADATRMPYKMHTEYLRRLFLNNDLSAGRFEVGGKPIAISDIRTPIFAVATGKDHVAPWKSVYKIHQIVDTDVTFVLTNGGHNAGIVNEPGHPRRHYQIATKLDNDKFVPPQEWAERQDVVEGSWWEPWQEWLVKNSSGKVNPPSLGTPKGDYAPICDAPGTYVFEE; encoded by the coding sequence ATGACACGCATGTCCGTTCCAAACGTAAAGACAAGCATCGACCGTGCCATTCACGCCGTTGAAGGCCGTATGACCAACGGGCTATCGCCTGCTTCCATTATGGTGGCCTATTTTGACTGGCTGGTTCATATGGCGCATTCACCGGGTAAAATTGGTGAAATGTCTGAAAACTTTGCCCGCAAAACCATGGATTTCAACATCTGGGCGGCACGTGCAACCATGGACCCGGAAATCCCTGATTTCATCCAGCCTTTACCGGAAGATCGCCGTTTTCGCGCTGAAGAATGGAAACAGTTCCCGTTTAACGTTCTTGCACAAGGCTTCTTGTTAAAAGAACAGTGGTGGCACTATGCGACCATGGGCATTCCCGGTGTTTCTAAGCACCACGAAAGCATGGTTTCTTTTGGTGCGCGCCAATGGCTTGATATTATTTCGCCAACCAACTTCTTTGCCACAAACCCACAAGTTCTTAAGACAACCATGGAACAAGGCGGTCAAAACCTTGTCAAAGGGGCTGAGAATTATTGGAATGAAGTGATGCGCAACATCACCGATGAACATAATGCGGCAGAAAGCGAATTTCAGGTCGGTAAAAACCTTGCCTGTACCAAAGGTAAAGTGGTTTATCGCAACCGCCTTGTTGAATTGTTGCAATATGAACCAACAACCAAAAAAGTTGATGCCGAACCGATCCTGATCGTTCCGGCCTGGATCATGAAATATTATATCCTTGATCTCTCGCAATATAATTCCTTGGTGAAATATCTGGTGGATCAAGGCCATACGGTCTTCATGCTGTCATGGCATAACCCAACGGAAAAAGACCGCGACCTGACCATGGAAGATTACGTCAGCCAAGGTGTGATGGAATGTCTCAAGGCTGTAACAACCATCGTTCCGGACAAAAAAGTCCATGGTGTTGGTTATTGTTTGGGTGGGACACTTCTCACAATTGCCGCAGCTGCCATGGCGCGCGATAATGATGATCGTTTCAAAACCATCACCCTTTTCACCACGCAAACAGATTTCTCTGAAGCTGGTGAATTGATGCTCTTTATCGATGAAAGCCAAATTTCTTACATGGAAGACATGATGTGGGATCAGGGCTATCTCGATACCAAGCAAATGTCTGGTGCCTTCCAGCTGCTGCGCTCCTTTGATCTCATCTGGTCTAAGATGGTGTCAGAATATCTTCTGGGTGAACAGCCACGCGTGAATGACCTGATGAGCTGGAACGCTGATGCAACCCGTATGCCTTATAAAATGCATACTGAATATCTGCGCCGCCTGTTCCTCAACAACGACCTCTCTGCGGGGCGTTTTGAAGTCGGTGGCAAACCGATTGCCATTTCTGATATCCGCACACCTATTTTTGCTGTGGCAACTGGTAAAGACCATGTAGCGCCATGGAAATCTGTTTATAAGATCCATCAGATCGTTGATACGGACGTAACCTTTGTTCTCACCAACGGTGGGCATAATGCTGGGATCGTTAATGAGCCGGGCCACCCGCGCCGCCATTACCAAATTGCAACCAAGCTGGATAACGACAAATTCGTTCCCCCACAAGAATGGGCAGAACGCCAAGATGTTGTTGAAGGCTCTTGGTGGGAGCCATGGCAAGAATGGTTGGTCAAGAACTCTTCAGGCAAAGTAAACCCACCATCACTTGGCACACCAAAAGGTGATTACGCGCCGATCTGTGATGCACCGGGAACCTATGTTTTTGAAGAGTAA